From Brienomyrus brachyistius isolate T26 unplaced genomic scaffold, BBRACH_0.4 scaffold58, whole genome shotgun sequence, a single genomic window includes:
- the LOC125724935 gene encoding CXADR-like membrane protein yields MSAIFPSLLVLLSLLAAHAQTEMKRVVGDNATLPCHHQFWQADAHMLDIEWLLQKPSSKQNVVITYFGGRVYEMPEGAPGRLSFAGDYLKGDASLLISDLALTDSGEYFCKVKSGGKYHWNTVTLLVLVKPSKPRCWMEGRLLQGSDVRLSCRSADGSEPIRYRWDRLLDKGKNVGRLPPLALMDLKNPEIITLRNLTQDSTGMYRCTASNDVGEENCLIEVKMHYVRGVGVVAGAVVGVSFGVLLIILIIWLVFRKKEKKKYEEDETPNEIREDAEAPKAKLVKPHSLPSSRSGSSRSGTSSTQSMVPSSGPHMPPQRPCLPVVAALRENGRTTAGLPPSPPAYSRTPPRASELGNPRLSPGNLVRMGATPVMIPAQTKAFQTV; encoded by the exons TCCTCCTCAGCCTGCTGGCAGCGCATGCCCAGACGGAGATGAAGCGCGTGGTGGGGGACAATGCCACGCTGCCCTGCCACCACCAGTTCTGGCAGGCTGACGCCCACATGCTGGACATCGAGTGGCTGCTGCAGAAGCCGAGCTCTAAGCAGAATGTG GTGATCACCTACTTCGGGGGCAGGGTGTACGAGATGCCGGAGGGGGCTCCGGGGCGCCTCTCCTTCGCCGGCGACTACCTGAAGGGGGATGCCTCCCTGCTGATCAGCGACCTGGCCCTCACCGACTCAGGGGAGTACTTCTGCAAGGTCAAGAGTGGAGGGAAATACCACTGGAATACAGTCACCCTCTTAGTGCTGG tAAAGCCATCCAAGCCTCGCTGCTGGATGGAGGGGCGTCTCCTGCAGGGCAGCGACGTGAGGCTGAGCTGCCGCTCCGCTGATGGCTCTGAACCCATCCGTTACAGATGGGATCGGCTGCTGGACAAGGGCAAGAACGTGGGCAGGCTGCCCCCACTGGCACTCATGG ATCTGAAGAACCCGGAGATCATCACGCTGAGGAACCTGACGCAGGACAGCACGGGCATGTACCGCTGCACCGCCAGCAACGACGTGGGCGAAGAGAACTGCCTCATCGAGGTCAAGATGCACT aTGTGCGTGGCGTGGGTGTGGTCGCGGGTGCCGTGGTGGGCGTGTCCTTTGGGGTCCTtctcatcatcctcatcatttGGCTGGTCTTCCGCaagaaggagaagaagaaaTACGAGGAGGATGAGACCCCCAATGAGATTAG GGAGGACGCCGAGGCCCCCAAGGCGAAGCTGGTGAAGCCGCACTCGCTGCCCTCGTCGCGCTCTGGCAGCTCCCGCTCCGGGACCTCCTCCACGCAGTCCATGGTGCCCAGCAGCGGGCCGCACATGCCCCCCCAGCGGCCCTGCCTCCCCGTGGTGGCCGCGCTGCGGGAAAACGGCCGGACGACCGCcgggctgcccccctccccaccagccTACTCACGCACCCCTCCCAGGGCCTCCGAGCTGGGCAATC